The Aphelocoma coerulescens isolate FSJ_1873_10779 unplaced genomic scaffold, UR_Acoe_1.0 HiC_scaffold_365, whole genome shotgun sequence genome includes the window ttcaatgggctgtgctgcagaatcacaaagggcttcatgtgttttcctagagagtgagctgtgcagggcttgggCCAACGGGTGGCATTCTAACAGTCACGGGAATGATTGGGAATCAGGGATGAAAAAGTGCCACGGATCTGAGGGATAGACAGTGGATGGGCTGGAGGCTCACTCCTGAGAAATGCCTGCAGTGCAGTTTTACCTGACCACGCCACATCAATGTGTCTCTTGGACACATCCTTATAAGCATGAAACTAGGATATTAAATAGGGATTGTTATAAagtatctgctttttctttggggaCATGTGGAAAACACCTCTTGCTCTcaatttgtgctgtcacttgatgttttttcaaagaagtGGTCATTGGCAAAAATGTTGCATTGTCATAAAAACCAACTGTAGATGTAGTAGTGGTAATAGTAACAGTCATCAAAATTACACCAATAAGACacatgaggaagaagagctccttcaggatggagaaaaaacaacttcaccaaaaaaaaaaaaaaaaggctcaaaccaaaccaaacacaaaaaaaccccaaaacaacaaaccaccaaccaaaatccttacaaacccaccaaaagacaaaaccccaaaaccaaacaatttctGCGAAGGTCTTTTGCTCTGATGAATGCTGAGAAATCAGGAGTCTAAGGAGAATTTAGGAAGCCAAATATTCCGTTCAGTTTGGCCACTAGCACAGAGGACTTGCCTAGATCATTTGCTAGGTCACAGCTGATGCAGGAACAATCCCTGcttctgccttcagcagagagggaagctcaggcaaagccaaggcagtctgagctgtgctcagaggcagcaggaacaccCAGAGCACTCCCTCGCTGCCTTGGAGCACAGCACTTCCTGTGAGGAGTCCTAAATGTCCCTGTGACACCAAACTGCGGAGCAACATTTGGCACAGCTATgctgacacatgcacacaatACACTGTCCCTCACACAAGAAATACACAAGACGTACTCAGTAGCTCCAGGAGGTCATCCTCCATCTCCTGTTGATGGGAAGAAGCTGTGTCGCTGTTGGAGCTGAGCAAACTGCCCGGGCTCCACTTCTCAGGCTGGGGTGCAAAGGCTCCTTTagacaatgctgctgctgctgctgctgcaggagcaggttccATGCGAGAGCCTGTGTAGATCTGAGACAAGAAATGAGGTTGTGTCAGAAAGTGTGGCTGGCAGAgattgccctgggatcccatttCAAATGCAGGCCCAGAGGAAGATGCTGTCAGCCACATGCAGGGctcttaaaatggatttttttgcatGTCCACTTCTCAAACCGGATGGGTCAAAACCAAAGGCTGATTTTACTTGAGTTCATGGCCAGATTCCTGTAACATTCTCATGGATTTTCTGAAGGATGACTGCTGCAATGACTATTCCACTTCCTCCCAAGcactcttttccccctccaaggGCTATGGACACACTTGCATCTCCTTGTTCTAATGTTCTACCTCCTCCCATGGAGtcctcttttcctccaccatTTTCGGGACGGGCTCAAGCTGCAGCAGGTCCGGCTGGGACAGTTCCTGTGCCCCACGCCAGCCTTGGGGCTCTTTGTGGCCAATCACTTGCTGGAAGTCtttgcaggctgccagctgagatgtccaCACTTCCACCTCAAGTCAAACACAACAAAGCAGTCAGACACTACAGCTTATCCCTGTCAGCCGTGGGTCAGCGActgtgaggaaagggaaagaacaggTTCACAAGGGATACAGACAGCTTGTTTCAAGATCCATCAGGGTCACCAAGCTGACCTGCAAAAACACCTCAAGAAAcaaggagagcaggaacaggccagcaggaatccattTGGATGACTGCTGGCCAAAAGGCCAAAGGACTAGTCGcactgtccagggcagcagctgagattcagcagccCAGGACGTGTCCTTCAGAGTGGCTGTGATAGAGACCACAGCAGGATGGCGCTCAGAGACATCACCCCACccgcctgctgctctgcagaggaaaagcaagaagggcagaAACCACCAGTTTGGTGACTGCAGCGGCTCTCTCTGTTTCACTCACTCGCTTTTCTAGAGCCTCATGCTTTTGGAGTAGAAGATTAATTTCCTCTCGGATGATTTTCAGTCCTTCatccagcctcttctcccttgcCTTGATCCTAGCCtcagtttcctgcagctctgcctgcagctctttgtcgatgttctgcaaagaagcagagagaggatgTCTCACAAGTGGAGTGGCTTCAGCTCTTACACTCACCTGCTCTTGTAGATCGCTCCTGTGCTGATGGAGATTCTTCTCCTCTTGGATGCTTCTGATGTCTTCCTTGCTCctcctctttgctgccttgaTGTCACTCTTGGCTTCGGGCAGCTCTGcttgtggctctgccttgatgttctgtacacacaaatgcagagcaagtgactggcagctgccatcaggctcagctttttcctctttctgcctcaaaatcacattcatttagcccctcccttctgcttccctacccagctctgcttccattggAACCCTCCCGTCCCAGCACTGGTCTCTGCAGATGACAAGTCTCTGTGCTTTCAGTGCCTGTGGGACTCCTGGCCTCCTCAGTCCCAAGAGCTCCGTTTTAtgtccctgttcctgccctTCACTCTGTCACCTGGCTAGGCAGGCTCACCTGGCCATTCTCTTGTGCCTCTTCcacctgctgcctgagctgctgcagctgctctcgggctgggaacagctctcgccgaGTCTGGCAAGGCATCTCTGATAGAGCAATCTGCTCATGCTCTTTCTCTAGAAGGAGCTGCgcagaaagcaagagaagaTGGCTTTCAACTTCCCATAAAATATTTGTGGGGCAGGACTCAGAGACTGATGGGCTCGCACATTCCCAAAgcaatgtgctgctgctctcccgggTCCTTCTCTGCCCACGGGGAGGCACAGATTCCAAAGTGACACTGGCACTACAGTCAGGCTCCATCTGGGACTGAAGCTCCAACAGACTCTTAGGCATCTGACAGGGAACGTGGGGCATTTCTCAAGGCTCTGCTGAGGACCTCGCTCCTCTTCTGCCGTGTCCTGCTTGTCTTTCAGAAGTGACTgacacccagccctgtcccacagccccaccctggctctgcaggtggcTTCCTGTGGGAGCTTGCTCCTTGTGAGAGACACTTCTGGAGTTCATGTTCTCTTCAGGCCTGCACTgccattcctgcctttctgacaTCTACACTCTTGTTACAAATCCTGGATTATTCAGGAGATGAGGATGCGAACAAAGAGCCTCCAATGGAGGTCAGAGGGCCTCTATGGCCACCTCAGTATATGGAGGGGAACCAAGGTGTTTCTTGTCCTCCCTCTTTTGTCAACTGAGAATTCTGACCGGCAGTAACAGAGACCCTCAGAAGGCCCAATTAACAAATTAACTTAGACACCCTTCAGGATGCCAGTGATGGAAACCATGTGTCCTGTAATGCATGTTTGACCAGAGTCAACAAACCCCACCTAGAGGATGGGATTGCTCCACACCCATAGGACAGACCAAACTTTCACGGATAAACAGGGGGAGGAAAAcacctctgaggggaaaaaacaaccatCTCTGGAGGGGGAAACATCTCTGCCTGCTCGGGATCGCTTGATGGAACatgtctctcctcctctcctgaaaGGATGTCTTTAGGTGAGCTTTGCACCTCCAATTGccttggagcagagccaggaagtTTCATTTAGATAAACAGATCGATAGATAGAtcaatagatagatagatagatagatagatagacagatcGATCTCACTGTTATCATCTCTCTTTTCCTATGCTATGCTTTCCCTCACTACACACATCAACACTCTGTAGCCAGTGCCCTGATCAGCAGCAATCCTGAACTTGCTCTCCTGTTGCTTCAATAAACCACACTCTTGGGGAACCTGGAGCAGGAAGGGCCTTATAGAATGCGATCAGACCCAGGGCACTGCACTGGGAACTGCACTCTTTGTGCATCTGTACTGGGGCAAGTTCTTCTCTTGGACTCAACCAGACTGATGATGTTAAAGTGGCTGCACTTCAGAAATGAAGCTGAGCCCCTCCCAGACCCTCTGACCTCTGAGGACCAGCTGGAATGCAAGGGTGTGGATTTCCTGCTGAATTCCCATACCTGGAATACAACacattctgctcccctgggctgccAAAAGGCACGGGCGCTGTTAACCGGAGAGTGATGTGCAAGGCCCTGCTGGCTGGCCGGACACCagaacagctccttctgcaccaATCTCCTTGCCCCAAACTACGTGTTCTCATGCAAAAATACTGCAACTTCCAGAACCGCCAGCTTGCAAGCTAAAATTCTAGCAGAATCTCGTCCAGTGCTAGAAAAGTCCAGGAAAGGTTGAGTAAAAGCACCTTTGTTTGCCgagaaagaaaagacagggagtctcctcctagaaaaccaacaaaccaacaaacaaaaagatgaaagtGCCACCTACTTCAGAGCAACATCTTTGCCCCCACTCTAGGCtccaatgcagttttcaaatgcagttttaaaaacagacttcacaacagaaagtatctgcagaaacatggcagcctctggcttctgccacggaagaagggctcccaactgcgcactttgcttcttttgccacACGGGAGAAGAGTGGCCCCACACAGGTCCGTGCACAACACaaccatctctttgcagcttatcaaaagcaaaaacacaggcgcactcagagcccctgtcagctctgctcctcactgctctgcctgaagaggccagagaacaacctggcaaccaaggcaccaaagtccctgacttcaagcagcacctccccgtccccagtgtgtctctgaaatactcccagctcagcccacccaagaagctcatgtggacaaaccaccccaaagcacttgtgtgctcacatcaacagcttttgtgccagcagctacttggccagcctgtgcagtgggacatggctctccaggccaccgtgtcccccacgtgtctggcaaggctgagagcggtgtctttggagcgctccctcctctggcgacaggggagccttcatgattcacgtttgcccctcttggaatcccagcaagctggggcctgaacatgacagctcaaaggccgtgttccagctctcactggctggggggaatcgctaggtcctgccaggactccagcactcagcatcctcggccaccatcagcaagtgctggccgctcagaaacttgcagctctgatttcctctaaagACAGCCCCAACCACAACTGCCACTTACCGGCTCAGGACGTTCAGATTCATGACTGACCACAGCTGGAGAGTTCTggacatttttctcctcttcagcctcttcagcctcttcagcctcttcaacctcttctccaggagcagagggagccagaggagagcctgaggttggttctgtgctctgtggacaggcaggagtgtgagggacaggcagttacatgtcatttctaaccttatctctattcagctctacaaccagctctactaaggagaaatcataaccttgcatagcaatgggattccaagtgcctccaactaaagtaaaatgggctaattcaacagtactgcatattgctctgaattagatattgcaGCCTGGCTACTCTCAGTAAGCAacgttctctctgcaaagctgggcttttagttctgagacagctctgaaatgcaaaagcagctattacacagcgatgcctttgctattgctgctgcagacatgaacatggattttctttctgcccacccagctcagcctccttaCTCTACTGccacaggccaagctcacagaTTTCTACACAGTTCTTAAACACCAGGAACATCAAAAGTTCCTGTCTCACTCACCTCAGGATCAGGACTGACGAATACACGGATCATGTGacctgcagtgggaagggaaaatgaaccagatgctgtgaaaaaacCGTCTGTGCTGGTTAATCCCGCAGAACAAGTCCACCCAAACAGAgagggttttcttttcacaacagccctccagcagacacagttcttccacacagccagcaagagagcaggacaatattcttggttgtgcctaggctttggcctcttttgccagtaaatgaatacaaacttgatcaagaaaatgcaaattgttcTTCAACACccaatatttctcttctgcccaacagctaaagctgccttttttatcctctccttcaggttctttttttaaaaaataagttgcaTGCATTAATTCCATTAAGTTACTGAAAACCGTTGCCCAGAAaaccttcccccaaacccccctgagatGTCATAGTTTGACTGGgaaacagcccaggagcagctctggggttcaggagcagacactcactgtttgggagtttgcacttcattgcaaaaAGAATCGCTATTTTAGCACTCATTAAAGGGTCGAGTTAGACAGTCAAATCTTTTCAtgacaaaatttagaaacaaagaagctttccctgaattccaggcagaactgcagagttctttgaaggccttctgagaacacctcccaggctgccttttcAAAGTTGTCCTGCTTGACCCAGCaccctgaggaaatgacagactcGGCTGCCACAgactctcccgtggagggaagggaacccCTGCACGTTCCCTTGCAAATGCTGCCCGCACCTCCCTGGCTACAGACACCCTCTTTTGAGCTGAACGTGTTGACAGGAGCTTTACCAAAGCAGTGGCATCCTaatggtctttttgtttcaaaatcaactcagttactaagaaagagcaggaagcccTACACAAGCCAGGTTGGGTtacacccagggaaaacctctACTCACGTGTCAGGTTAGTCAGGTAATAGGCAGAATAACCAATGCCATacacagtgcaaactgcagcagcaaatgcctccatgattttagcactgctgtgcaagtttgcagactgtgctctaacacaagaaaaaacaaggctcctgtcagagtgcagctgccCCCTGACAAGGCCTCAACcaggaggatgctcctgctctgagcaagcccaagagctgctctgacactgagACCTTCTGTGCACCAAGGCAACCTTCTGATGACAGCACCACAACGTGGCAACCATGCCCTgacatcacaaagcagctgctctgcgttGGTCTGGGAATTGATGCAAAGCAACccaagcttccctgcagcaaacacacaatagcctgggaagttctcctctgtcacaaagcagcacaaactcCCCTCGTGGGCCAAACCCTGTTGTTCAAGGGCTCCAAGAGTAACTCAAAGCGTGCCCCAAGCACCTACAGCCTGTACCCCAAGTGAACACTGAGATGggaccaaagcaaaggaaactagACCAAGAAAATGGCCCAAAGCATTGCACAGATCCAGGAGAGAAGGCACTAATTGCATAACAGCTGTAATAATTCCTAACAAATCTCCCCACACATTTGCACTTTTATTGGACACGCCCTGGTCCCCTCTGTAGGTacatctctgcctctgcctttcgtCCTCTATGGAAGCAGTCGAACGGGCAGGATTTGCCCacccgcaggagctgctccaagctgggaatgcaactggcagtgctgatttccagaggcttctggctcccggctgaagccaaggccaggagcgggttgaaaggtgctggcgctgctgctgctctgtgccagagagccCCGGCTGGGAGGGCACGGTGCCCACTGCGCCGtgggctctctctctcctgccagagctgggcgcacctgggaaggagtgatgatgacttgtgggaaaaccaagggctttgtgggggctgcatttctctgcacacacccaggccacctggggcacagagcttTGGCCCCCAGAAAAGGGAAACCagagggaaacggcttgaaatatttcatttcaacctTTTTTACTGTTCAATATAAGTGACCACAATGAAAGGTTACCAagcagggatccatccctgctgccagctcagcattAGAAAGGGGGCGTCACTTGATTtcagcgctgggtgcatggggaatCACTTCCCTAACACGTGCACACCCAGCAATCTCACTTACTAGCTTCTACCCATGGAACTAAGACACACTCATTACTTTGCTGAAACTCACAGGCTAAACATGACTTCAAACTATTTGAcatatttaaaccacttgtCAGAAGTTCTTGATGTGAGAGTAGGGGTGTCCTGAGGGTCTCTGGTGGTCATTTGGGGAACATCCCCATGTGTCAGGGATAGGAGACAGATCTGAGGCCTGACATGTTTGGTCCGCAGTGTTGCACATCGACAAGATAATGCAGAAGACAACTGTATTGTTAGTTAGCGGGACTAACTTCTAGAAATGAAACTAGGTATCGGTCACCTGGTGGAActcatcctgggaaaggagaaacaatacATAATGGAGCCATTGTTGGCATGGAGTATGATCATGGGCCAATGTGACCTCATCTCGTAAGCTGGCCCTGGACGAAATGATGTTGAAACTGGCCACTCCTGAGGAGGAGATATAAGGTGTGCtcctggggtggaggggagaggacGACATGATGCACGCCATTTTTATCCAGGGGATGCCCTGAAGGAgtcctgcccttctgcccctcccactcaggagccatgctctatctccttctcctgctcggtggcttttccagcagccaggcgCCGGTATGTATTTCTTGCTAACGTGACTACTaaaattcatttgctttgcaaTTCTAACTGGGTCTTGAGTTCTCTGGGCATGGGCGTCCTCCTGAACCCGTAACACCCATTCCTCAAATTCTCCTCTGATGGTCATTtacaccttccttccctgggaattgaACACAACATTTCGTCACTGCACCCTGCAAGTGCTTTTGCTGCGTGAAGCCACATTgcatctttctttcccaaagtaataaagaaaacacaaattgcctactgaaagccttctgctcccttccaaatcagttcACTACTCAAGCACAAGCCTCAGGCACATCCCCGATTCCCTCTGAGAGAGGAAGTAATattttgctgcagccaaaaggGGTTTAggtcaaagaatgaaaattgttgGATGTATGTTGGATTTATGGTTTGGAGCTGTTCTAGTTAAATTGCTGGGtgttgctgggagctgggagaggggcagggttgAAGACCTGACTAAAAAGGAAGTAGGatgagaggggaggggacagaaaagaAGGTGGTCAGGAGAGCACCTAAGTTTCTTAGTACCCACCCATtgggaaaggggacagggaccgtcccggctgggaaagggtctaaaAAGCAGCCATTTTCTTAGAGGGGGGGTGTGTTGAGCTCTCGGGGAGGGAGGCACACACCCGGCTCAACGGAATCGTTACTCAtaagcagttttcctttgcttcgacGACTTTGTTACCATTTAATTGTATCCAAAAGTGAGTTCCTTTTTAACACCTCTCTGCCAGCAACTCAGAGCTGCATGGTGCACTGCTTGCTGTGCCCCGGAGAGCACAAAGCAGGCTGGCCTGGTGGCCCCGAATATTTCTGCAGAACGCTCTGCATTCCACACCTTTGCTCTGACTCAGTGCAGAACTGCAGGATTGCAGGCGCTTCCTCCCCGAGCTGTGTGAGGCACTGGCTCC containing:
- the LOC138101624 gene encoding serine/threonine-protein kinase PAK 3-like, producing the protein MEAFAAAVCTVYGIGYSAYYLTNLTQEVEEAEEAEEAEEEKNVQNSPAVVSHESERPEPLLLEKEHEQIALSEMPCQTRRELFPAREQLQQLRQQVEEAQENGQNIKAEPQAELPEAKSDIKAAKRRSKEDIRSIQEEKNLHQHRSDLQEQVSVRAEATPLVRHPLSASLQNIDKELQAELQETEARIKAREKRLDEGLKIIREEINLLLQKHEALEKRVEVWTSQLAACKDFQQVIGHKEPQGWRGAQELSQPDLLQLEPVPKMVEEKRTPWEEIYTGSRMEPAPAAAAAAALSKGAFAPQPEKWSPGSLLSSNSDTASSHQQEMEDDLLELLRKMVSMENPVMKYTELENIGSGGFGEVCRAFDNATGGEVAIKKSSLQGLRRKEVTVNELMIMKMNRNPNLVNYLDSYLVDDEVWLVMEYMDGGTLTDAIYEMYISEDEMAAVSRECLQGLDFLHSNHVIHRDVKSSNILLRTDGSVKLADFGLSAQLTPEQNLRSSVVGTPWWMAPEVVLGQPYGPKVDIWSLGIVGFEMVEREAPHWNESPTSAELLIATGGTPQLRQPNLFSASLRHFLNCCLQTNEERRWSAKELLQHPFVTSAKPASSLVPLIQSLKKWKEEEKRLQWQSIHSGLFSP